agggccataggtcaaaaactataggtcacaggcATTCACCATCattgacttttttgttcagaataactaggttgacataatgacatatattttaaatcaataaaatatatatttattttttttccccatgcaaaaattacattttaggtccaaatggccaaaatagcaaaaaatatgatttttgccattttttttttatattttagagttgtgctgtgacagttttattaccagtgttggacatgcatgtgacatgtaacatctacaacaGGAATGAAAtgtctactcaatttattttaaagttacagctattttaatatttgacatttgttgtgcaaaaattgaagaaaaaaaaatcacgaaaaacacatttttaaccctaaataactTCTAAATGTgccaagtaaaacgtgggaactttttggatattaattcagacatatctttactcttgatttgttgtgttttcatgtagtgcccaagaggggactacaaaagtggaaaaccaagggccgTAGAGATGCATGCCCCATAGTCTAATGTATTTTACCACATAAACTAATAAACCTTAACAGCTCGACAAAGATAAGCTGGAAGCTTGTGTTCTACTATACTCTTCCAAAAGGTAGCACTCTCTATATTTTAACTTCTGAGAAACttgtaaaaataaatacaacaatacctcatttcagccagtgactgtagaccattgtTTTTATGCtgatgctgttacgtaatcaagtgtgcgatatcatttttacatgtgttgtttgaaagacaaaggtaatGTGATCCTAGAGAAATGCTTTGAAAATAATACATATGGGGTCACAAGACAACTTTCATTAATACTTATTGACCGACCCTCGTATTATATTCAGGGCGCACTACACTAATCCGATGGCTTCTTTTTAAACACGTCCTTAAAAGTGACATACGAGAGTGCTTTCACAGGTTTTGTAGGGGTCAATCTGAAATGCTCTGATGAATATAATGTGCATCacaattaaatattattattaagttttgCAATATCGAAATAGGCCTGGTCTTATTATGCAAAGAGTAAAGGAATTGTGCTTATTTGTTTCAGACAGCTAACATGGCAGAATGTCTTGCATGCAAAATACGTCCGGATCAAAGTTTGTTACAGATACTTAAAGAACATCTCTTGATCCCACTGAAAGTTGTCTTTTTCAAAATCATCCTTGGCCGATGCGGGTGCTGATTTCACAGCACGAATTTCGTATGCTTTTAAACTGTTAAATATTTTGAAGAATTCATCACCAAATGCCCCCATGATCACATCATCAGCTTTAAATGCTTCTATCGCTTCCGGCAAAGTACATGGTAAGCCATTCTGAGTGGGATTGCTGTTTGTGAAGGGGTTTTCGGTTTCTTCTTTCTGAAGAGGCATTTTTTCTCTATTCCATCAATCCCAGCAGCTACTATGGCTGCAAGAGTAAGGTAAGGATTGCTTCCACCTCCGCTGCTTCTGTCTTCTACGTAAGTGCCTTTTGCACCGTTGATCTTCAAACGAAGCAAGCAGTAGCGCTTATCTATTCCCCAGTTGGATGCCAAACTTACATATGATTGCTTCCCGTATCGTTTGTAGCAGTTTACAGTGGGCGCCATAAGCATGGTGATCGCTGGTGAGTGCTTCAAAATTCCCGCCATCCAATAACCACCTAATTCGGAAAGCTTGTTAGGAGCATTGACGTCATAGAGTAAATTATTCTTGCCGTCTTTGTCCCAAAGAGAATGACAGAAGTGGGCAGAAGATCCAATATGATCAGCAGATGGCTTGGACATAAAGCTTGCTATGTAACCATGTTGTTGGGCAATCTCCTTCACCGAAGTCTTGAACACGTGCGCGTTATCGGCAGCTTGAATGCCAAAAGCTGGTTTGTACGTGATTTCCATTTGACCGTGGCCAGTTTCAGTTTCACAATTTTCGACATCAATACCAACTTTATACAAATTCGTCATGAGCTGATCCAACAAATTGGGGTCCGTGTAGGTTCTGACGGTTGAGCGAAGACTCATATCCGATGTTAACGGTTTCTGCGTTTTTTGGTCGACAACATGAAACTCGTGCTCATGCGCTGCTAAAAGAGACACCCCTAACTTCTCGAGACGTTCGAGTTGCCGCCTTGCGATGTAACGAGGATAGCAGGACAATAGTTCCCCCTTATAGTATTTTGGCTCGAGCAGGATAGATGCAGTTTTGCGATACCAGGGTAGAATACGAAACGTGTTAAAATCAGGAAACCATATTGCGTCCCCGTCTCCCATAGTTTCCGTCTGAAAATCAACGCAGTCGATTGAACAGGTCAGATGACAAATTGGGATACCGATACCATTTGATGCTTTATCAACGAAATGTCGCGCTGGAATGATCTTACATCTCGATATGCCATAAAAGTCTGAGAATTCAAATCGAACGAATTCTAACTCTTCTTCTTCTATTGTACTTGTAACGCTTTCTAGTGACATCTTGTATATGTGATCTCAATCTGCATGGGgaaatataaacaaaaatcagACTTTAATCGAAATAACATTGTCACTTCTTAAATTAGCATGAGAGCTAAATAAAGAGAAACtactacacactaaaaactacggggttatattttccgtggtcattttgaattgaccacgtttggggttgttttgacccttcaagggggttgtactgttttaatttgaccacattcacgaggtcattttagccacgacgaacgtggtcaaaaacttagtggtcattttgccgataccgtcgcgcattgatatcagtttcaatcttccgctttgaaaatctcaattcataaatgagtttaaacatgagctgcaattaatgtttgttgattaataaataaaactaattttttgaccgaagttacccaatttgtcaactttataatgacttgcatttcggaactatttgcacacacggtgtgcatcggcttcccacgtggtcacatcagcgccatatttgttctgattgtgcagctcagcggattgtcgtgtgtgcttgtctgcatgatggaatatgaaaagttagttgaaaagtgagactgcaaggatgcatagacccttgtctatgcatgCAGAAtcattcaatttcatgctgtcgtggctggtgtcttggctgcagttgttataagcttatatcatgtaagcttataatacgtgaactgtcataggcgatgactgactgtgtgtgagtgtgatacacagatgcatttggcagtttgctgtttatgtaatgctttctctgtgcagaaacacacttatgtcctggtgggaccagcatgaccataggcctactaaaaaaaatccaaacaacccctaaatgtggttattgagtaaccctataaaacaaccctttcaaatgggtcatttcatttgaccccgaaatgaggtcattaagtaacccaataaggcaacccttttgaaggggtcatttcatttgaccccgaaatgtggtaatattttgaccccaatggggttactatttgacccaaatacgtagtcattgcaatgaccccgaccaatggggtcaaaatgaccccgttagtggtatggtgtttagttgataactatgctggggtcaaaaatgaccccgtttgggtcattttttgaccccgtagttttaagtgtgtactaGAACATGTAGAACGTCTTTTATTCACAATTTCCCTCTATCTTTACATTTTCTgatgacataattatgtattttgCACTGATACACAAATAAATCTCAATCAGTGGTGTGTGGCTTCCAAATAGTATATTAAAGCACTATATGCACTGATTTTAAATGGTTCTTATGTGAGTTTATGTTAAAAATCTTCCCTCAAAATTGTCTTAATATCGTAAGAAGTCTGCAATTGACTCATATAATATTTAGGAATCATCAGCGTATATGACTAGGTTCTTTCATTATAGCTTTTGAGTGTCTTCTTTGTATGTGAAATCATTATTAAGATAATACAGAGATTTAAAATCCGTGCAGGGAGAATTAAaattccgtgcttaaaatatttttatgccATTCAACAAACTCAATT
Above is a genomic segment from Amphiura filiformis chromosome 17, Afil_fr2py, whole genome shotgun sequence containing:
- the LOC140137835 gene encoding lengsin-like yields the protein MSLESVTSTIEEEELEFVRFEFSDFYGISRCKIIPARHFVDKASNGIGIPICHLTCSIDCVDFQTETMGDGDAIWFPDFNTFRILPWYRKTASILLEPKYYKGELLSCYPRYIARRQLERLEKLGVSLLAAHEHEFHVVDQKTQKPLTSDMSLRSTVRTYTDPNLLDQLMTNLYKVGIDVENCETETGHGQMEITYKPAFGIQAADNAHVFKTSVKEIAQQHGYIASFMSKPSADHIGSSAHFCHSLWDKDGKNNLLYDVNAPNKLSELGGYWMAGILKHSPAITMLMAPTVNCYKRYGKQSYVSLASNWGIDKRYCLLRLKINGAKGTYVEDRSSGGGSNPYLTLAAIVAAGIDGIEKKCLFRKKKPKTPSQTAIPLRMAYHVLCRKR